The DNA segment TGCTGTTACAACAATATTATCCTCATTAATAACAATTGAAGATGACAGTTCATATTATAGGTCTGTTTTAAGGGATGCTCAAAAGAAAAGAAAAAACGAAATTAAAGATTATCCTGGAGTAATAATCGTTGAAATTGATGGGCTTGCCTATAATGTGTTATGTGAGGCGGTTGAAAAAGGATATATGCCTAACATTAAAGAAATGATTGAAAGTGATGATTACAATCTTAGAATGTGGGAAACTGACCTCTCATCCCAAACAGGAGCAAGCCAAGCCGGAATACTTCATGGAAATAATGAGGGCATTGTTGCATTCAGGTGGATAGAAAAAGCTAATGGTAATCAGATGATGCAATGTTCCGGAATCAGTAAAGTGCCTGAATTGGAAAAAAGAATTTCCAATGGGAACGGGTTGCTTGCTGATAATGGAGCAAGCAGATCAAATCTATTTTCAGGAGATACTGATAATGTAATATTCACATTCAGTAAGATAATGGAATTTAAAAAATTATACAATAAGGCATGGTACTCAGTATTCTCCAATCCAAGCTATTTTGCACGTATAATTGCTTTGTTTTTAGCAGATATTATTCGTGAAATCTACTCACAAATCATGCATTCTGTAAAAAATATTAGACCAAGGATAAAGCGGGGAATAGTCTACATTCCAACAAGGGCAGCTACAAATGTATTCATGAGGGAAATCAACACTTCAACATTGATTGGAGACATGATGATTGGAGATGTTGATGTTGCATACTCAACATACTTGGGTTATGATGAAATAGCACATCACTCTGGAGTCAGAGATAATGATGCATGGTTCGCCTTAAGGGAAATGGACAAGCAAATCAAGCATTTAACCGATGCAAACAAATATTGTCCTCGGGACTACCAGTTTGTCATTCAATCAGACCACGGACAAACAAACGGTGCCACATTCACCCAAAGATATGGTGAGACATTTGAGGATTTTGTCAAATCTTTACTTCCTGAAGACATGACAATATTTGCAAAAATGAGTTCAGATGAAGACCACTTTGCAGGATCCTCTCCATTTTCAAGAGACAAGAAAAAAATTAAAAACGAGGAAAAGGAACAACAGGAGTTAACAGACTCTGAAGTCATAGTATTAGCTTCAGGAAATCTTGCAATGATTTATCTAACACAATGGAGTCAAAGACTAACCTATGAGGAACTTAACAGCTATTTCCCAGAATTGATACCTGGTTTGATAAATAATGAATATATAGGTTTTATTTTAGTTAAATCTCAGGAACACGGTGATTTGGCTATTGGCAGAAATGGAACTTATTTCCTG comes from the Methanobrevibacter sp. genome and includes:
- a CDS encoding phage holin family protein, with the translated sequence MEITKQKLTPKRSFKRSLIVFIGNVLGIYLVSFLGLGVTVDQFDDILFLVLFISLINAVLWPILTRIAMPFLVLTFGFGSLILNGLLLQFFAPIFDIQISDVALILAPLAMAAVTTILSSLITIEDDSSYYRSVLRDAQKKRKNEIKDYPGVIIVEIDGLAYNVLCEAVEKGYMPNIKEMIESDDYNLRMWETDLSSQTGASQAGILHGNNEGIVAFRWIEKANGNQMMQCSGISKVPELEKRISNGNGLLADNGASRSNLFSGDTDNVIFTFSKIMEFKKLYNKAWYSVFSNPSYFARIIALFLADIIREIYSQIMHSVKNIRPRIKRGIVYIPTRAATNVFMREINTSTLIGDMMIGDVDVAYSTYLGYDEIAHHSGVRDNDAWFALREMDKQIKHLTDANKYCPRDYQFVIQSDHGQTNGATFTQRYGETFEDFVKSLLPEDMTIFAKMSSDEDHFAGSSPFSRDKKKIKNEEKEQQELTDSEVIVLASGNLAMIYLTQWSQRLTYEELNSYFPELIPGLINNEYIGFILVKSQEHGDLAIGRNGTYFLDSGEIEGENPLEGFGENIVRHLKRTSSFEHTPDILVNSFYDKQADEVCAFEELVGSHGGAGGDQSKPFILYPSSWKVSDDDIIGAENIYKLLKENLAELKK